In Topomyia yanbarensis strain Yona2022 chromosome 2, ASM3024719v1, whole genome shotgun sequence, one DNA window encodes the following:
- the LOC131681567 gene encoding very-long-chain 3-oxoacyl-CoA reductase-like: protein MHCDLGYCLLYALAGVGAYAAFLFLYECGRSPVRILWSLIFPNKDPLSVRYGPWAVITGSSDGIGKEYAINLAGKGMNVFLMARTESKLKEVAEEIRSQSSVEVKWLAVDFSKGPEIYDTIRRALSGHVVGILVNNVGMAHQTPMDFDRLLKQDLLKSISVNVQAAVMMTHMLLPEMKRRRRGMIVNMSSAGGLFSMPFGSIYGASKAFLCSFSTALSEELRGTGVECQLVIPLFILTNLTKHMKTTLWWSALASRVDHFTKFAVFTIGRTDLTTGFWTHGLELTFLRLVTSRIVTRGTYIALAPVRNKLYGKT from the exons ATGCACTGCGATCTGGGATATTGTCTACTGTATGCTTTAGCCGGTGTTGGAGCCTACGCTGCTTTCCTATTTTTGTATGAATGTGGAAGATCTCCGGTTAGAATTTTGTGGAGTTTGATTTTTCCGAACAAAGATCCATTAAGTGTTCGCTATGGACCATGGGCCG TAATTACAGGATCCTCGGATGGAATCGGAAAGGAGTATGCCATAAATTTAGCCGGTAAAGGTATGAATGTGTTCCTTATGGCACGAACGGAATCTAAGTTGAAAGAAGTGGCCGAAGAAATACGTTCACAAAGTTCAGTTGAAGTCAAATGGTTGGCAGTGGATTTCTCCAAGGGCCCCGAGATTTACGACACCATCCGAAGGGCACTATCGGGACATGTTGTTGGAATATTGG TGAACAACGTCGGCATGGCTCATCAGACCCCGATGGATTTCGATCGACTACTGAAACAGGATTTGCTGAAATCTATTTCCGTCAACGTGCAGGCTGCTGTGATGATGACGCATATGCTGCTTCCGGAGATGAAACGACGACGTCGGGGGATGATTGTGAACATGTCCTCTGCTGGTGGACTTTTTTCAATGCCATTCGGTTCGATTTACGGTGCCTCGAAAGCGTTTCTGTGTAGTTTCTCAACCGCTCTCAGCGAGGAACTCCGGGGAACGGGAGTCGAATGCCAGCTAGTGATTCCGCTGTTTATCCTAACGAATCTaaccaaacacatgaaaacgaCTCTGTGGTGGTCTGCGCTTGCTTCCCGTGTCGATCATTTCACCAAATTTGCCGTATTCACGATCGGGAGGACGGACCTCACTACCGGGTTTTGGACTCATGGATTGGAG CTTACCTTTCTGAGGCTGGTAACTTCACGAATAGTTACAAGAGGAACGTACATTGCGCTGGCGCCGGTTAGAAATAAATTGTATGGTAAAACGTGA